In a genomic window of Ipomoea triloba cultivar NCNSP0323 chromosome 3, ASM357664v1:
- the LOC116011732 gene encoding sugar carrier protein A-like, whose product MAGGGSIAETGVNKERAKEYQGRVTPYVIIACLVAAVGGSLFGYDIGVSGGVTSMDEFLERFFRPVYEKKKHAHEDNYCKYDSQSLSAFTSSLYLAGLVTSLAASRITRSRGRRMSIICGGISFLVGAALNASAVNLVMLLLGRIMLGIGIGFGNQAVPLYLSEMAPAHIRGALNMLFQLATTLGIFTANMINYGTSKLHPWGWRLSLGLAALPALLMTVGGILLPETPNSLIEQGKREKGRGVLQKIRGTENVDAEYEDMIEASDLARSIHHPFRNILQRRNRPQLIMAIFMPTFQILTGINIILFYAPVLFQSMGFKGTAALYSSALTGAVLVSSTVVSMAAVDSWGRRVLLISGGIQMIICQVIAAIILGLKFGDDKVLSKGYSILVVAVICLFVAAFGWSWGPLGWTVPSEIFPLETRSAGQSITVAVNLFFTFAIAQSFLSLLCALKFGIFLLFAGFITIMTIFVYLFLPETKGVPIEEMMQLWQKHWFWKKIVSGIH is encoded by the exons ATGGCAGGAGGAGGATCAATTGCAGAAACTGGGGTGAACAAAGAGAGGGCTAAAGAGTACCAAGGAAGGGTGACACCCTATGTCATCATAGCATGTTTAGTTGCTGCTGTTGGAGGCTCACTCTTTGGTTATGACATTGGAGTTTCAG GGGGAGTGACATCAATGGATGAATTTCTTGAGCGGTTCTTCCGCCCAGTGTATGAAAAAAAGAAGCATGCACATGAAGACAACTACTGCAAATATGACAGCCAAAGTCTTTCAGCGTTTACCTCATCTTTATATTTAGCTGGTTTAGTCACGTCTCTGGCTGCATCGCGCATCACTAGGAGCCGTGGACGTCGCATGAGTATAATATGTGGTGGTATCAGTTTTCTTGTTGGAGCTGCTCTCAACGCCTCAGCTGTCAAcctggtcatgcttcttttaGGCAGAATTATGCTTGGTATAGGCATTGGCTTTGGTAACCAG GCGGTCCCATTATATTTGTCAGAGATGGCACCAGCCCATATTAGAGGAGCCTTGAACATGCTGTTTCAATTAGCAACAACGCTCGGGATCTTCACAGCAAACATGATCAACTATGGAACAAGCAAGCTTCATCCTTGGGGATGGAGGCTTTCATTAGGCCTTGCTGCACTGCCAGCTTTGTTGATGACCGTGGGGGGAATACTTCTTCCTGAGACACCAAACAGTTTAATTGAACAGGGGAAAAGGGAGAAAGGAAGAggagttttgcaaaaaataagaGGGACCGAGAATGTGGATGCAGAGTATGAAGACATGATTGAGGCAAGTGACTTGGCAAGGTCAATTCACCATCCATTCAGAAACATTCTGCAGAGGAGAAACCGGCCTCAACTCATCATGGCAATCTTCATGCCAACATTCCAGATACTTACGGGAATAAATATTATACTCTTCTATGCTCCAGTGTTGTTCCAGAGTATGGGATTCAAAGGAACTGCAGCCCTCTACTCGTCTGCTTTGACTGGAGCTGTTCTTGTTTCATCTACAGTGGTTTCCATGGCTGCAGTAGATAGTTGGGGCCGAAGAGTTCTGCTCATTTCTGGCGGAATCCAAATGATCATCTGCCAG GTTATCGCTGCCATAATTCTAGGCCTGAAATTTGGAGATGATAAGGTGCTCTCAAAAGGCTATTCAATCTTAGTGGTGGCTGTTATCTGCCTCTTTGTCGCGGCCTTTGGGTGGTCTTGGGGTCCTTTAGGATGGACAGTGCCAAGTGAAATTTTCCCACTGGAGACACGCTCTGCTGGCCAAAGCATCACAGTGGCTGTGAATCTCTTCTTCACTTTTGCAATAGCACAATCTTTCCTCTCACTTCTGTGTGCTCTCAAATTCGGGATTTTCCTACTCTTTGCTGGCTTTATCACCATCATGACAATTTTTGTCTATCTTTTTCTACCTGAAACAAAGGGAGTTCCTATTGAAGAGATGATGCAGCTGTGGCAGAAGCACTGGTTCTGGAAGAAAATTGTTTCTGGTATCCATTGA